Part of the Anaerolineales bacterium genome is shown below.
GGCCAGCAAAGTCTTTGTGTATGTCGATCACTTCAACGGCCAGATCCTGCCTGCATCCCTCGAAGCTATCGGAGCTGCCAAGACCGCGGCCCTGGCGCTCGGGAGCTCTCTGACAGCCCTGGTGCTTGGAGAGCAGACCCAGTCCTTGGCAGCCCAGGCCATCCAGCATGGCGCCGATGACGCCTGGGTGGCCGAAGACGCCAAGCTCAAGGACTTCCGCCCGGAAGCTTACGCCTCGGTGGTGGCCAAGGCCCTCCAGGAAGCCGCCCCCGAAGTGTTCATGCTGCCCACTACCGCTCGCACCCGTGAGCTGGCGGCCATGGTGGCCGTCGATCTTTCGACGGGCGTGGCGCCGGATGTCGTCGCATTCGAGATCAAAGACGGCAAGCTGCTGGCCACCCGGCCGGTGTACGGCGGGAAGATCTTTGCCAAGGTGGTCATTTCGCAGGCGCTGCCCCAGATCGTGCTCATCCGCAGCCGGGTCTTCCCTGGACCGGAGGCCGACCCGGCGAAGTCTGGTCCGGTCAAGAAGATCGAAGCGGCTGTCGGCGAGGTGAAATCCGAGGTGCTCGGATACAAGCCCAGCGATGGCGGTGTTAGCCTGACCGACGCGGCGGTGATCGTCAGCGGCGGGCGCGGTGTGTCGAACAACCCCAGCCTGACGCCGCCGGCCGAGATCACGGATGAGCGGGAGAAGGAGATCTGGCGGGCCCAGCAGGGCTTCCAGTTGCTCCGGGAGCTGGCAGCCGCCCTGGGAGGGGCGGTAGGAGCCAGCCGCGCAGCGGTGGATGCCGGATACGTCCCTTACGCCTTCCAGGTTGGCCAGACGGGAAAGGTCGTGTCGCCCGATCTGTACATCGCCTGCGGCGTGTCCGGGGCCATCCAGCACCTGGCCGGGATGCGGACCTCCAAGACGATTGTCGCCATCAACAAAGACGCCGAGGCGCCGATCTTCAAGTTGGCCCGGTTCGGTATCGTCGGCGATCTGTACGAAGTGCTGCCGGCGCTGACCAAGGAACTCCGGGCTCGCCTCGGCAAGTAGCGATGCTCCTGAGCAGATCGGGCTCTGGCGTGCCCGGCCCTGCCCGGCCGGGCACGCCGTTTCTCCCCAAGGCGAGGCTTCGTCCTGGCCGTCCAACTGCAGCCAACCGTGGCGTGCCAGTCATGGCCTGGCATCCTGCTCAGGGACACCCGGGTCAGACCGGCGATGGATCCACTGCGCCAGGGCAAAGGCCGCCCTGCGGCGTTGCCCCTCGCTCCAGCCGTCACCCCTGGTCATTGCCTCCAAGTGCAGGAGGATGGCCTGGCGCTCTGCCTGGTCTAGCGCGGCAAGCCGGCGGCTGATCCTGTCCGGCGATTCCGAAAGAACATCGGCCCACAAGTCTTCCAGCGCACCCGCCATGCTGAAAGTGTAGCCGGGATCTGTCGACCAACGGCGGGCGCGGTGCCTCCGGCGGGAGCTCCGCGCTTTGGATTCGTCGCAGGCCGAGTGGAGCGCAGCCATGGCTCTGATAGAATTGCCCCATCCGAGTGGATGGGTCGCCGGATGGCCGCCGTAGGATCCTTCACCTTCGTGCTGCATTCTCATCTTCCATATGCAAGGCAGGCCGGGCGCTGGCCGCATGGGGAAGAGTGGTTGCACGAGGCCGCGGCGGAAACCTACATCCCGCTGCTGGATGCCCTCTACGATCTGCAGGCGGAGGGCGTGCCTGCCCGGCTGACGCTCACCCTGACCCCGATCCTGCTGGAGCAGCTCGCTGACGAGGATGTCCGCCGTAACTTCGTGGAGTACCTGGATCAGAAGATCGCCGCGGCCTCAGCCGATGTTCCTCGCTTCGAGCAAGCCCAAGACCCTCACATGGCCCTCCTGGCCGGCTTCTACCGCGATGCCTACCGCAAAGTCAAATCGAGCTTTGTCGAGCGCTACCGTGGGGACCTGGTTGGAGCGTTCCGCCGATTGCAGGATGCCGGCCTGCTAGAGATCGCGACCTGCGCCGCTACCCACGGATACCTGCCGCTGCTGGACCGGGACGAGTCGATCAACCTTCAGCTGCGAACAGCGGTGGAGTCCTACAAGCGGCACTTTGGCCGATCACCCCGTTCAATCTGGCTTCCGGAATGCGCCTACCGGCCCGCCTACACGACCGAGGATGGGCGCGCCCGCCCGGGCATTGAGGATTTCCTTGCTGCCCACGGCCTGAGGCTGTTCTTCGCCGAGACCCACATGATCCAAGGCGGGCAGCCGGTCGGGGTCGCGGCCGGGGAAGCCATCGGACCCTACGGGGAAATCACGCGGCGGTACCTGATCCC
Proteins encoded:
- a CDS encoding electron transfer flavoprotein subunit alpha/FixB family protein is translated as MASKVFVYVDHFNGQILPASLEAIGAAKTAALALGSSLTALVLGEQTQSLAAQAIQHGADDAWVAEDAKLKDFRPEAYASVVAKALQEAAPEVFMLPTTARTRELAAMVAVDLSTGVAPDVVAFEIKDGKLLATRPVYGGKIFAKVVISQALPQIVLIRSRVFPGPEADPAKSGPVKKIEAAVGEVKSEVLGYKPSDGGVSLTDAAVIVSGGRGVSNNPSLTPPAEITDEREKEIWRAQQGFQLLRELAAALGGAVGASRAAVDAGYVPYAFQVGQTGKVVSPDLYIACGVSGAIQHLAGMRTSKTIVAINKDAEAPIFKLARFGIVGDLYEVLPALTKELRARLGK